In the Pontibacillus yanchengensis genome, one interval contains:
- a CDS encoding Cof-type HAD-IIB family hydrolase, protein MQKDIKLVAIDMDGTLLNKHHEISEENRNAIHKAKEQGIHVVISTGRALSTCKDIITTLGESAYLVTINGGEIYDQDFTLVERNTLPMEDVQHLWELTNRHNVAFWSSTVQGRFSSQLPFEKEVEDYDWIKFGFEIHDDELRETVMNEIKEKGTFEVTNSSLTNIEVNPVGINKATALRKVSKWLDLSMDHVMAIGDSLNDIAMIHEAGYGVAMGNAQDVVKKEANWVTATNEEHGVAKAIESILK, encoded by the coding sequence ATGCAAAAAGATATTAAATTAGTCGCGATAGATATGGACGGTACGTTACTAAATAAACATCATGAAATATCTGAAGAAAATCGTAACGCCATTCATAAAGCGAAAGAACAAGGCATCCATGTCGTCATTAGCACAGGCAGAGCCTTGTCCACCTGTAAAGATATTATTACGACACTTGGAGAATCTGCCTACCTTGTCACCATCAATGGAGGAGAAATCTACGATCAGGATTTTACCCTTGTTGAACGGAATACCCTCCCTATGGAAGATGTTCAGCACCTATGGGAACTTACGAATCGACACAATGTAGCTTTCTGGTCCTCAACCGTACAAGGCCGCTTTAGTAGCCAACTTCCTTTCGAAAAAGAAGTAGAGGATTACGACTGGATCAAATTCGGATTTGAGATACATGATGACGAACTTCGAGAAACTGTAATGAATGAAATAAAAGAAAAAGGTACGTTCGAAGTGACCAACTCAAGCTTAACCAATATTGAGGTAAATCCTGTTGGAATTAATAAAGCAACTGCACTTCGAAAAGTATCGAAGTGGCTCGACCTTTCCATGGATCATGTTATGGCTATTGGAGACAGCTTAAATGATATAGCGATGATTCACGAGGCAGGCTATGGCGTAGCAATGGGAAATGCGCAAGATGTTGTGAAAAAAGAAGCAAACTGGGTAACGGCTACAAATGAAGAGCACGGTGTAGCAAAAGCTATAGAGTCTATTTTAAAATAA
- a CDS encoding nitrilase-related carbon-nitrogen hydrolase, translating into MPQQQRKIAAIQFNPKLNRRNANIKELNGLVREAAENGAELIVTPEMATTGYHYLDRSAISPYVDTIPGLTTAQFSEIAKAYQTHIVIGMAELDSETGLYYNSAALVGPEGYIGKYRKIHQWVVENYWSCWGDIGCPVFETEIGNIAMIICQDATYLESVRLAAVNGADILCFPTNSSGASISMLQHWAEMNGLYIVSANRSDKEEDFNMIGASAIWAPNGEKIAEAPFTSEVTGCSPSILYGTINTSDYQNHAKSRMLERRMDAYKELMLFLGPWDYTKNTHSRSIKAATLQYEPIIGDKQANLSKVKKLVREKVEGDVNLIVLPELSLIGPVKTIRKQDIHPFAETDDGPTIQEMKQLAREVEAHIVFGFAEQEMPHFYNAALLISPQGEVIGKHRKIHLNEQNDKWATPGDRIFVTPVNGFGRVGMMIGYDATFPEVASVLAVKRADMICIPASWSGEHGVELSMNQQIFPRPYPKGTVSTWDAVAKGAQAYTIVSNFVGTSIEFKGRSAIYNLDQNYVHDQTVIASDSQEEVLVNQFHTMKTDWWLNQEKLILTRRTSYYKPLVTKVPPFL; encoded by the coding sequence ATGCCACAACAGCAGAGAAAGATAGCTGCGATTCAATTCAATCCGAAGTTAAACCGTCGAAATGCCAATATTAAGGAATTGAATGGGTTAGTCCGTGAGGCAGCTGAAAATGGAGCAGAGCTGATTGTAACACCAGAGATGGCTACAACAGGGTACCATTATCTTGATCGTTCTGCTATATCCCCATATGTTGATACAATCCCTGGACTTACCACAGCTCAGTTCAGTGAAATCGCTAAAGCATATCAGACTCATATTGTCATTGGAATGGCTGAGTTGGATAGTGAAACAGGTCTCTATTATAATTCGGCAGCGTTGGTTGGACCTGAGGGATATATTGGAAAGTACCGAAAAATTCACCAGTGGGTGGTCGAAAATTACTGGTCCTGCTGGGGGGATATTGGTTGTCCAGTATTTGAAACAGAAATTGGGAATATAGCGATGATTATATGTCAGGACGCAACGTACTTGGAGTCTGTTCGTCTTGCTGCAGTAAATGGAGCGGATATCCTATGCTTTCCAACCAATTCTTCAGGAGCATCTATCTCAATGCTTCAGCATTGGGCAGAAATGAATGGCCTCTATATTGTGAGTGCGAACCGGTCAGACAAAGAAGAAGACTTTAATATGATAGGGGCTAGCGCTATTTGGGCACCTAACGGCGAAAAGATTGCAGAAGCTCCGTTCACGAGTGAAGTTACAGGATGTTCCCCTTCTATACTCTATGGAACTATTAATACGAGTGACTACCAGAATCACGCTAAAAGTAGAATGCTGGAACGAAGAATGGATGCGTATAAAGAACTCATGCTTTTTTTAGGTCCGTGGGATTATACGAAAAATACACATTCTCGATCGATAAAGGCAGCTACTCTCCAATATGAACCAATCATTGGGGATAAACAAGCTAACCTTAGTAAGGTAAAAAAACTGGTTAGAGAAAAAGTGGAGGGTGACGTCAATTTAATTGTCTTGCCAGAGCTTTCCTTAATTGGACCAGTAAAAACGATTAGAAAACAAGACATTCATCCTTTTGCAGAAACGGATGATGGCCCCACTATACAGGAAATGAAGCAGCTAGCACGTGAGGTAGAAGCACATATCGTGTTTGGATTTGCTGAACAAGAAATGCCCCACTTTTATAATGCAGCCCTATTAATCAGTCCACAAGGAGAAGTAATTGGCAAGCATCGTAAAATTCATTTAAATGAACAGAATGATAAATGGGCTACACCAGGTGATCGAATCTTCGTGACGCCAGTGAATGGATTTGGGCGTGTTGGGATGATGATTGGGTATGATGCCACGTTTCCAGAAGTTGCCTCTGTATTAGCGGTGAAACGAGCAGATATGATTTGTATTCCAGCGAGTTGGAGTGGAGAACACGGTGTGGAACTATCTATGAACCAACAGATATTTCCGCGACCGTACCCAAAAGGGACCGTGTCTACTTGGGATGCAGTGGCTAAAGGAGCGCAGGCTTATACGATTGTATCGAATTTTGTGGGCACTTCTATAGAGTTTAAAGGACGAAGTGCAATCTACAATCTTGATCAAAATTATGTTCATGATCAAACGGTCATTGCTTCTGATAGCCAAGAGGAAGTATTAGTGAATCAATTCCATACAATGAAAACAGACTGGTGGTTAAATCAAGAAAAATTAATATTAACGAGACGAACATCTTATTACAAACCACTTGTTACGAAAGTCCCTCCCTTTTTATAG